One region of Armigeres subalbatus isolate Guangzhou_Male chromosome 3, GZ_Asu_2, whole genome shotgun sequence genomic DNA includes:
- the LOC134221055 gene encoding ATP synthase membrane subunit K, mitochondrial-like, whose translation MAGGDESKLTGLSRYFNGETLRGRANVAKATYAGVGLIILYFTLKPSKK comes from the exons ATGGCCGGTGGCGATGAATCTAAGCTGACGGGATTGTCCCGCTACTTCAATGGCGAAACCCTCCGGGGCCGGGCCAAT GTCGCCAAGGCCACGTACGCTGGCGTCGGACTGATTATCCTGTACTTCACCCTGAAACCATCGAAGAAGTGA